The Kluyvera intermedia genome window below encodes:
- a CDS encoding TetR/AcrR family transcriptional regulator — translation MNMEAQHRKKDPVRLHQQLLESAAMIAGRDGIAALSLNAVAREAGVSKGGLIHHFPNKQALIFALFARLLAIMEEAITALMRDDGVSYGRFTRAYLNYLADLTDTHESRQLMVLSLAMPDEPVLRQCWRDWMLDHLARGDALDNSPTGTLVRYTADGIWLSELTEGITMSAEHRQALVVSLNKMTLPA, via the coding sequence ATGAACATGGAAGCCCAACACCGCAAAAAAGATCCGGTTCGGTTGCATCAGCAACTGCTGGAGTCGGCCGCAATGATTGCCGGTCGGGATGGTATTGCCGCCCTGTCGCTGAACGCCGTGGCCCGTGAGGCGGGCGTCAGTAAAGGAGGGTTGATACACCACTTCCCCAATAAGCAGGCGCTTATCTTCGCGCTGTTTGCTCGCTTGCTGGCGATTATGGAAGAAGCCATCACCGCATTGATGCGAGATGACGGCGTCAGTTACGGTCGATTTACCCGCGCTTATCTGAACTATCTTGCCGACCTGACGGATACACATGAAAGCCGTCAACTGATGGTGTTGTCGCTGGCGATGCCCGATGAACCGGTGTTACGCCAATGCTGGCGCGACTGGATGCTGGACCATCTGGCGCGGGGAGATGCGCTGGACAACAGCCCAACCGGTACGCTGGTGCGCTATACCGCGGACGGTATCTGGCTATCTGAGTTGACGGAAGGGATAACCATGAGCGCCGAACATCGACAAGCGTTGGTGGTCTCCCTTAATAAGATGACGCTTCCCGCGTGA
- a CDS encoding winged helix-turn-helix domain-containing protein: MRYNINARFIYDATDGTLTLPESTEPDSQLSITASTLLYFFLRNTGIISREEVLKKVWDDNGLTSSNSNLNQYLSMLRKTFRHYGIDNIIVTVSRGYLQLNPDVSIEAVDESPLPESPEPTPVETITKPLPVEEKQRLPHTAHARGMCWYIAGACLLTISLLLVAFSVVGISESHPIALTQITHSQCELLASDDMLRSVNASAYGKNFDEVRQRLNVACKPGERFLFFYGDKLETNGLGRVFLAHCAMHEDNPFSYCDNYFYYSWKP, translated from the coding sequence ATGCGCTACAACATCAATGCCCGTTTTATTTATGACGCCACCGATGGCACGCTGACGCTCCCGGAAAGCACCGAGCCGGATAGCCAACTGTCCATCACCGCCAGCACCCTGCTCTACTTCTTCCTGCGCAATACGGGCATCATCAGCCGGGAGGAAGTATTAAAAAAAGTCTGGGATGACAACGGATTAACATCATCCAACAGCAACCTGAATCAGTATCTGAGCATGCTGCGTAAGACCTTCCGACATTACGGCATCGATAATATTATCGTCACCGTTTCACGCGGTTATTTACAGCTTAACCCAGACGTAAGTATTGAGGCGGTTGATGAATCCCCGCTGCCGGAATCCCCGGAGCCCACGCCCGTGGAGACCATTACCAAACCGCTGCCGGTAGAGGAGAAACAACGCCTCCCGCACACGGCGCATGCTCGCGGTATGTGCTGGTACATTGCCGGTGCCTGTTTGCTCACCATCTCGCTGCTGTTGGTCGCTTTCAGTGTGGTGGGTATTAGCGAATCACACCCAATTGCGCTCACCCAGATAACACACAGCCAGTGTGAACTGCTGGCAAGTGACGACATGCTGCGTTCGGTTAACGCCAGCGCCTACGGTAAAAACTTCGACGAGGTACGCCAACGGTTAAACGTCGCCTGTAAACCGGGCGAACGCTTCCTGTTCTTCTACGGCGATAAGCTGGAAACCAACGGGCTGGGGCGCGTGTTCCTCGCTCACTGCGCGATGCATGAGGACAATCCGTTTAGCTACTGCGACAACTACTTTTACTACTCCTGGAAGCCGTAA
- a CDS encoding FidL-like protein, with translation MRLAPRPFFALCVLVFIAAVGFCAWHLLPAENDGVMSCSTKGIMRFENMDKENVNGTIHFTFGSQGKGSMVVEGYTDSAAGWLYLQRYVKFTYNSKRISATERHYLINKWESSASSIDESPNVIFDYFMREMSDSHDGLFLNAQKLNEKAILLSSINSPLWICTLKSGSKLD, from the coding sequence ATGAGACTCGCACCGCGTCCGTTTTTTGCCCTTTGCGTTCTGGTATTCATTGCTGCCGTCGGATTCTGCGCCTGGCATTTGCTGCCAGCGGAAAATGACGGCGTGATGAGTTGCTCGACCAAAGGCATCATGCGTTTTGAAAACATGGATAAAGAGAACGTCAACGGCACCATCCACTTTACCTTTGGTAGCCAGGGTAAAGGGTCGATGGTAGTTGAAGGCTACACCGACTCCGCCGCTGGCTGGCTGTATCTCCAACGCTACGTCAAATTCACCTACAACAGCAAACGCATCTCTGCCACCGAACGCCACTACCTCATCAATAAATGGGAGTCGAGCGCCTCATCCATTGATGAGTCGCCGAACGTCATTTTCGATTACTTTATGCGTGAGATGTCCGATAGCCACGACGGACTGTTCTTAAACGCCCAGAAGCTTAACGAAAAAGCGATCTTACTCAGCTCAATCAATTCGCCGCTGTGGATCTGTACGCTGAAGTCCGGCAGCAAGCTGGATTGA
- a CDS encoding PhzF family phenazine biosynthesis protein → MKEIDFYMVDAFSTETFGGNAAAVCPLIEWLPDETLLKMSQQHNQSETAFFVTTDSGFELRWFTTQGEINLCGHATLAAAHVIFEYLDYPDTTIRFETRFVGPLAVTRSGDWLTLDFPGWDSEPVLPPPLLLEGLGISDYQQVRVARDYMVVLESQQQVEALRPDIHAMIPLGKMVCVTAPGEGEYDFVSRFFCPGEAVAEDPVTGSAHSMLIPYWADKLNKTQMLARQVSARGGDLRCQLVGDRVRIGGQATTYLIGKVLLR, encoded by the coding sequence ATGAAAGAAATTGATTTTTACATGGTGGATGCTTTTAGCACCGAGACTTTTGGCGGGAACGCCGCTGCGGTTTGTCCCCTCATCGAATGGTTGCCCGACGAGACTTTATTGAAAATGTCTCAGCAGCATAATCAGTCAGAAACCGCGTTTTTTGTCACGACTGATAGCGGCTTTGAACTACGTTGGTTTACCACGCAGGGTGAAATTAATCTCTGTGGCCACGCAACGCTTGCAGCCGCACACGTCATTTTTGAATACCTTGATTATCCGGATACGACCATCCGCTTCGAGACCCGTTTCGTAGGGCCGCTGGCGGTGACACGCAGCGGTGATTGGCTAACGCTGGATTTCCCCGGCTGGGATAGCGAACCCGTCTTGCCGCCGCCGTTGCTCCTTGAGGGGCTGGGCATCAGCGACTATCAGCAAGTCCGGGTGGCGCGTGATTATATGGTTGTTCTGGAAAGTCAGCAGCAGGTTGAAGCCTTACGCCCGGACATTCATGCCATGATCCCTTTGGGTAAAATGGTCTGTGTTACGGCGCCGGGGGAAGGGGAGTACGACTTTGTGAGCCGTTTCTTCTGTCCAGGCGAAGCGGTTGCGGAAGACCCGGTTACCGGTTCTGCACACAGTATGCTCATTCCCTATTGGGCGGATAAACTGAATAAAACGCAGATGCTGGCGCGTCAGGTGTCCGCTCGTGGCGGTGATTTGCGCTGTCAGCTAGTGGGTGATCGGGTGCGTATCGGCGGGCAGGCGACAACCTATCTTATTGGCAAAGTGCTGTTGCGCTAG